The region ATGCTACGCTTGCATCGTCCCAACTCCTCATCCCCTTTATCATCATGGAAACTCGAATGAATTCATCTTATTAATTTGATACCCATTTCCATATTGTATTCAATCTCTGCCATCAATCTGGAGAGAATTCATCAAAGGACTTGTATGATTTATCTGACAAGTACTATCCGACATTTACCATAAAAATAGTGGTTTTCAGCCactgaaaatcaaggaaagttatcagatccgacaacttgtcggacgacaAATGTCAGCAAAACGTTCTCCTGAACCAGggacggatccaggattttccaaaagagggggcacattttccggagaaaaatattgacaagccccccccccaaaaaagggggggggggttcaactAGCTTGAAGACCAATTATCTTTTAGCATACACTATGACTATACCCTACCTTCTTAACGTTTCCCGACATTATAGAATTCCTGAAAACACCCTTCTCATTAAAACATCTTCTTTTAACGTTTTACAATTTTAACCCCTCCCTCACGAAAACTCACgataccaaaaaataaaaatgctgtTTTTTGCCTTGATTGTATGGttttatcaataatatatttAGTATAATTAGTTGCGTAGAGATGGGGGCCCAATTTGTCACgtccaaggaaaaaaaaagaaaagaaaagagagaagggtaaaAAAATGATGCTATTTTCCGAATATCATGTCAGAATCAATCacaaaaatagatttatgaaataatttttgcttctcgcttcgctcgctcgcaactttttttttttataaagctcGTGTGATATACGCCATACCTCCCCCTCCACAAACATTTTGACCCATTATGCCAGTTAGTAAGATATATTTATTTCTAATCAGAAAAAGTATTTTATTGAAGTTTTGATTGGAAAAAGTCAATCTGACAAAACATCGAAAAAAAACCCGGATGGTTTGAATCATTCTCTCCCATGTGCACAGTATTTGAATATTACAGTGAACAGTCATGAAACCTACATTTCCACAGATAAGGATAATCATTGATGCATTTATGattgatggaaaaaaagagaaaagaagattgTTCCACTTGAAATGGAAATATGCATCTATTCTTGTCatctcgaaaaaaaaacaagaaaaacaccTTATACTGCTTGTAATAGGAGTTGCAGTATAAATTGATCCCTAGTTGTTGGAAATTAGACTCAACATACCTCTATTCATGAATATCATGCATGTTTATcaccatttttttgtttgaagtcTCAACGATCATGACTATCCTTCGTTGGCATTATTAGCCATCTTGGTATCAAAAGTTGTTCCACTCCCCCTTCCCCCTCTGAGGACCGATGATCCGCTTACAATGTTTCTTTCTCGCTATCGAGAAGTCATGAATGATCGATGTTCATGCATCGAGACCCAAGGCACTTTTCTATCATCCCTTTTCTTCGTCGTTTCATGCAAAGTGTATTCTCTAATCTTTAAAAGTGTCTTATGCCGCAGTCACAttaacgaaaccgactccaaaacgacaggggccgattgcacgaaagggccTTTGCAAGGACCATATTTCGTGTCGCTGATTTCTTATGATGCGCCGTATGTGATGCTTTCGTCCGTTGAAGTGAACGACAACCATTGCTCACAAAATGAATTatgtaagaataaaaaaaaatcagtttaaaaCGAGCTGACTAATGTTAAGAGCTTTTAATAACCTGTTAAAAGGCACCTCCTTTAGCACGTCATAATAAATGGGCGCCACGAAAAACGGCCCTGGCCAAGGCTCTTTCATTCAATCGGCCGCGAATCTATTAAAATCTAATCTTTCATGCCATCGCCCCAAAATCTATTAAAAACTACTCTTTCATGCAATCGCCCCAAGTCTATTAAAAAGAGTCTTTCATGCAATCATCTCCAATCTATTTAAAATACTCCTTCATGCAATCGGCCTCAAATCTATCAAAATATTACCAATGGCAGACGATAGGTCGGTTTTTTTAATCGGTTTCCTAGTGGTGGCTGTAACATTACGAtagaaattgtattttctcaTGTTCTTGGCTCATTATGTAGTGTCTGAATCTTCCCCTTGCTAATATGCTGCAGTCCCATTAACAAAACCGATTCCAAAACCGACCGATACCATGTCTTTGGTCGATTTAGACGGGGTTTGGAGACAGTTTCGTTGGTGTCACCGTCGCATTTCAATGCGAAAAGGGGGAATTCCCTTGACTTCCAACAAATTAATACAGAGTGGAGCAATTTGCGACAAGGGAGAGCATAAAATTCGTGTAAGACAATTTTGTATCACTGTCTCTTCACAAGAAGAGTTTTCCAGGTCagtcaacaatttttttctctatgtTGGAAAATATGATGACGtccccactcactatttcttttgtttttaatgtttgatactatacaatatttcactttttacagatttgacaataacgaccaacttgacttaattataaacttttaaataatggtaattccagaTGGtcagaaaggaataaaaattttgttttacatgacAAAGTGGAGATAAgtagaatttttcatatttcatttaatgaaatacaaaatatatagtgATTGGTAGACGTCACAAGTCTGCTCTACTTAGGACTATCGAACGCCCCAAAGTATTTAGCAATTTtgtagcggggggggggggcatggctTGCTTCCGAAACtaccttgatttagatattACGACTGAGATGGGCAAGCGATTAAGACAATCttcattttataatgaaatacgcTATTATGTGTTATCAGAAACAGTACGTAATTCAATCACTTAGATGACAAGATTTGCCTACTTTATGAGCACGCCATGCATTCCAAAGCCTGCTAAAGCTAGCAAACAGGTATATCTACGATCATACGAGCGAGAAGAGCGTTCGAggtaaaataaacatttttaatgGCAAAAGTGTTACattcataaagaaaaatgagagcTATTCACATACTGTAAGATCTTTTTAAATTGCACGCTTTTCGAAATAATACTGTAAGAATGTTGCTGTCGGGGAAAATACTGCACTATTTcgtcacttttttttcaagtctccAAATCTTGAGAAATACATTCATGCGTAAGTGAATTAATTTATTACTTTGGGCGATGTTTGCATCTAATCTATATATTAGTACATCCAAAAGCGTTTCTCTAAATTTATGTCTTGTCTGTGTACACGTATTTCCAAAAATAGAACTATCACATGCCATTTTTTGTTCCTTCTGGTAAATTAATTCGCCGGGAAATAACAGCGAATCAGGTTCAATTTTCAATCTTTTCATAATGCCGAGGTATTATTTTGAGACTCAAGATGTTAACACTTCATTCTCGCACAAATTCTATCATCAATCtcttaggcccgtattctgaagtcgggtttaacttaaactcaggtttaaagttgtggtttaagtacggaaagccagttgttacataaatcactgacAGTAGAGAtctcatatttcagctcatttggctctcaaatcattcataattgtctaggaagtataaatagatgattgtcttcaccatcgatgaatcagaaaagaacacagtgaacataagaaacatatatacagcataataaacattttgacacttttggcttcccataattttagcacagagttagaccatggtctaagttaaacctgacctTTGAATACgggtcttaatttttttttatctctcctCACTTCTATCTCACATTCCTATTCTCTACACTCTTGTCCTCTCTCTGCTCATTTTCTCCgcttctccccctccctctctttcgcccccccccccctctgtctctCCATTCAtcaacccccaccccctctctcccacCCCCTTTTAAAAATAATGCACAAGGAAAGCTACACGGAATAAAATATAATCCTATAATGGAGCtctgagatacatgtacatgtatgaaagatGCCCATCCTAATCTTGAGGTTTCAATTTGGTTTTAACTCAAGCTCGACTCTGTATATGCATTTCCAACCAAGACAGTGTGTGTTGGGACCTCGATCACCCAATACCATTGTATTGAGTTATTACAaattacacatttatatcaaaGGCCACTGGTTAAAGAATGTAGTTTGTAACTTTGTATAATGGAATATAATCACGGTTGATCTATATTATAGTGACAAACTGTCATCACGGGACCTACTGTACTAAATAATTGCGATAATTTTCACCTGTAAACTTAAATAAATTTATTCCGCAGACAAAATAATACAAGAGAAAAATAACACTTTTAATAGAATAACATTTCTATTACCCGAGGACCAAAATGCCATTCTTAGCCGATCAAGGCCCCGTAAGTTCAAGGTTTGTGATGAGAGAACAACTCTGATTCGTCCCTGGTTTGTGTGTAGCACAAAGTGCGaatgcaacaatgatcttgataggtCACTGGTATTTATGGATTGACTGAAAACCTTTATGACACGAGGCGGGAGCTGAACTTGATTTCAAAGATGTAAGAATGTAAGAGGCGGGAGCTGAACTTGATTTCAAAGATGTAAGAATAACATACAAGAAAAGTACAAATCCATTTGTAGAAATGGTTCTCTTCGAATTGCATATACATTCTGATCATGTATGATATAGGAATGTATCAATCGAAGGATTACCTTGTCATTGGttgtaccatggacctatatacTACTCTGAAGTAGATCTACTTACGACGTGTATACTCTATTCACCCTCTCTCCTTTCCCTCCTCATCccctttctcttcctctctctttcaatCCATTTTACTGGCATACTTAATCTGAAACACAATCGTCATGACAACGTATTTCAAGAAAATTCTATGTAATGCAGTGGCTGCTATAAGTTAGTGAACTCCACCACAAAATGCATTCCTTCATGCTGCGTGccgaatgtagacaacaacacttCAATGTTGGGCGAGTCCAAAGAAACAAACTTCATTGAATGTAACATTtcatcacctgacttcacaatgaAATATCTATAACATAGCAGAACGTGAacatcattaaaggtcaagtccacctcagaaaaatgttgatttgaatcaatagagaaaaatcagacaagcacaatgctgaaaatttcatcaaaatcggatgtaaaataagaaagttatgacatttcaaagtttcgcttattttcaacaaaatagttatatgaacgagccagtgacatccaaatgagagagtcgatgatgtcactcactcactatttcttttgttttttattgtttaaattatacaatatttaaatttttacgaatttgacaattaggacctccttgcctgaagcacaaaatgttaaaataatggaattccacgtgtttagggaggaatgaaacttaattttacatgacaatgacgagaaaatcaaaatatttcttatttcatataataaaatacaaaagaaatagtgagtgagtgatgtcatcaactctctcatttggatgtaactggctcgttcatataactattttgttgaaaataagcgaatctttaaaataccataactttctcattttagatccgattttgatgaaattgtcagtgttgtgcttgaattttttctcttttttattcaaatcaagtttttgttggggtggacttgtcctttagatatgttcattttctgctGGGGTTCACTAACGTTTTAGCACCACCATGACCTCTGTAATTAGTGCATAGAAGAAAGTACACAGCAAAGAATGGCGTCTTGcctaaaataaagataaaagcAAACGTTCCCTATAAGTTTCCTTACCGCGCAACTTTTAATGACACAGCATTTGGAACACATATTGGagagaagaaacaaaataagCCACATAAATGATTTCGAACCTGAATTGCTTTCTACATGTTATAGCATATTTTTTTGGCAGTGTCACcccgtaaaaaaaaatcttggccATGGTTGTAAAGAAACATGAGCTGAATAAAGATATTCCTGGTACTATTTTCAATCACAAttcctgtatatatatatagatagagagatgtACACACTTgacaaaaaatgtgaaattttacaTCCTAAATGTAATACtgacattacatttttttgtggggggggggggaggctgcgATCTTCCACCTTGAGTGCGAAAAAGGGGAAATACAGAAATGCACAAGCGCTTGCTTTAGTTTGCAAtggaaaatgtcaatttttatccCAACAGGTGCAAAGTTGTCTCACATAGGGTACAACTTTATGGTCGCAATCTGTGTACCTAATTGCACCATTATAGACGCAAACAGCTTCGTAGGGTGCAAAGTTGCAAACAGCAACAAGCTACCAGTGTTGCAATTGgatggtgcaaaattgcacttcTTTGTCAAACCAGAGAACAACTGGCAATTCATCAGACTTTGGTGTTAAAAACTTATACATGGCTTAATGTGTGaaaactgtttcacaaagcgaTTTGGCAGTGAATTTCACTAACGAttctgttacaagctactgaattCCTTCAAACTGATTGGTTGAGAGACAATAGGGAAGTATAAACCAGAAGGCATATACGAATACCCCACTGTATAGTGATACCATGAATTAAATATATTGTAAAGTTGATAAATTCTGTAGTCATGGCAGCAAAGCTCATCCCTCCCTGAAGGGATATTAACATTAATTACTAATGTCTTGGAGGACATTTATATTTGAAGACGTCCATCATTAGCATTTACACATACAAGGGAAATTATGTACACTGGCATCCTGATCCTGGTAGATACATGCTTATATTTTAAATGATGTGCTTGTCTTTCATGGGAGAGCAATATCCATTTCCATGCAATACATTTTGCCCAACACACATTCAAAAACACCACTTTCTTGTTTCATAGAATCTTATCAGGTACAAAACAAACTGATTCGGCGTCATAtgcagatttgaaaaaaaaaatatttattagtCCAGCTAAAGAATCATCAACATTGTACAATTGTGGTTTTTTCCAAGTACATTGAACATTTTGTATGACGAATAAATTGCACAATTTACTCTCGAAAGCTGATACTTTTACCTGATATGCTATatctaataaaaacaaaacaatgaacagAAGAAATGACTACAAattctcatttttgtgaaaaacaaaCTCATTAATTTGGCAagtgaaattttgttttaagatTTTTCTCTCACGATATGCTGATGAGTAAAATTGaatactgttaccatggttacatggatgtataatgtatataaaGCTGAAGATTTATAAAACGAAAATGTCAACATTCCTCCGTAATGAGAAGCGGAAGGGCATGAGGTCTTATTGTCCTATTAataattataggcctatgtttCTTGAAATGACACGATTTTACCCGAGGCAATAAACTAGCCATCACATTTCACAGCTTGAAAGAGCGTATAGAATTGGAAACTGGTAACATACAAACAAGAACTTAAAAGGACGATATGAGATTCGGTGCTTCCTTTTTGCAGAAAAGGTGCATGGATATTGAAACCTGTTTAATATTCATGTataaaaaattcaaatgataTACTATTGCAAATAAAACCAAAGCTCTCAATTTGGCACTTTGCACAGGCAATCACCACACGAAGGAAACAACCCGTCAGTTTTAACTTGCGCTCTGACATTTTCTTCATAGTGAACATGTGGCATTATATGAGAGACGTATCAACAGTAGCCGActattattttctctttgatGGTAGCTTTCTATACCGGCCGAACTGCAATTGTTATCTTTTCTCCTAGGAATAGCAAACGAGAACTGCATGAAGAAATACCTCGGTCATGAATAGTCTGTTCTATATCCCATGGCTATAACTTGTTCAGGTGTTAAGGCAATGCCCCCTCTCTGCATCCAACCACTGTTTTTAGTCGATTTGGTCCCATAGTaaaaatcatcttcatcatcactataCAAATCGAAGTATTCCCAAGCATTGTCTCCGCTCGGCCTCGAGGTACTCACCACCTTCACCGTCTTCTTCAAGACGCGTATCACTATCCATGCGAGCACGCAATGccagatgaaaataataaaaacggtTAATCCGACACCCTCGTCCCGTCTCCACTCCCTTCCTGTCATACTCAGGGTGCATCCTATCTGGACAAACCAAGTTccttgcaccagagagcatccaCAACGGAGCCACGCAAGCTGCTCAAACTCTGGCACCAGAAGTTCCCCTACGACTACCAGGGCCGAGAAGTATATAAGGGTACATACAGGTGTGTACATGCACCTGTCACAGCCGGTCGGTAAGCTGTTCAGGTGCGCTGCTACGATGGCATACTCACAGAGCAGGGCAAATAATATACATGGTTTGATCCAAACACGCATCCAGGTTGAATAAAAGTCGCATAAAATTAAGACCACGCTGTATAAGGCATATGGTAACCAGATGACGTAGATAAACCATCGGGACTCGATAGCTGCGGAGGGtgtctcttttcctttctccagCCGTGGCATCATCTCGATGAGCAAGAGGACGATGACGCTGGTTGCGATGAGGATGCCTTCGATCCATGATCTTTTGAAGCACTGTTCGATCATGACACTCTCGATCTCCTCGTCGACTTCGGTTTTCTCGCGGTAGCGGGTGAACTTCTCGTAGCTCTGCTTGAATGTCCAACCGATGGCGACGAAAAACATGAAGGATCCAAAGATTGTGAAGTCCTGCCATGTAACAGCCATCTTGACTCGGTCACTGTGAGGGCGTCCTGTAAAGTGTTGAAGGTCACCTTCTCCAGGCAGCTAGGGTGACCGATCAAGTTTGTGGGACCTCATCAGGAACctaacagaaaaaatataaatgaagaagaatagtgGCATAAGTACACTGAAATATCTATACATCAACGACCTAAAACAAAACGTCATTTTTGTACAGGATTAACAACCATCGGCGTGCTGATTTCATCACTTTGGTCTCATTTAAGAAATCCATTACGAGTCCAAAGATTGCAGACATCCTAGAGATATACGTCCAAGAATGCACttcacaaaataatatatcaatgTTAACATCATCcctcaacattaaaatacacTTATCTCAGTAATAAAACAGATGTCAGGTTCTCAGCATCAGTAGGAAGGAAGctagttcaattcaattcaattcaataatggtttattaaaaacatgcctcgcagccaaaggctgaataaaaaacatgtgtaCAATTTACAACAATACAAAAATACTTGAATACAAACATGCAATGATATAAAATTACTAGAACTTATTATCGtaatacaaggaaatacatTGTTGAAAgtaaattaaatcataattgtGTTGAACGTAATAAATATTAAGTATGCAAATTATAACCACTAGTTGAGAACAAAGAAGTTGTCAGAAGTATTTAAATTGCCTATTCTTAACTGTGCTGGGTAAAGTATCCTAAATGGACTTGCACTTAGGgttgaaacaaaattaaggcTTGCCACTTTCAGGGAAAGATGGGGgcatgaactacatgtaaggATATACTAGTACTTCTTAGAGAAATGTCTGATCGGAGATGAAGACGGATTATCTCAATTATATTACTCTTCTCGTATGGCACACAGGTTAAAGCCATAGGACATGGAAAGTTTGTAAATGGATGAAGTCATCACATTTCCATGGCAACAGATAAGACTCGGATAATCATccatgaagaaagaaaaaaaaaattaacagacCCCGTGCCTCATTACCCAGAAACTTAGTGATTTTAATACATTTCTACAACTGACTGCATATCAATATTGGTGCAATCGACCACATACCACTCCCACGATTAATCGTAAAGCTTTGTGTGTCGAGCAAGGATCTCTCTTCATCAAGACGTAATCAAAGGAGAAAGAACCCTTTATGGAGGAGAGTGGAATGCTCCCCAGAATACCTTGCAGACATTTAAACCGAGGTACCTCATCAAATGAGGTAAtagcaaaaaatataaaacttgGTATACCTCCTAGACTGAGGTAATaccaaaaaaagaatataaaccACGGCCTCGGGGAACATACTTGGACGAGAAATAggattaaagagaaataaaaggaTAAACTACTTTATCCGTAAGCATCCTTCTTTCTGTATTAGATCCGGGAGATTCCATGGAAGATTACCCACCACTGTTTCTACATCTTGATAAGATCTTGAGCTTTATGTTCTTATCAGATAACAGCCATTTTTCATTCGATGAATCCCATTTGTAAGGAAAATTCCAGCTTTCAACTGGACGTTAGTAGGTTCAGGGCATGAATTTATTACGCGTTCGTGCAGTGCATGATGacgatgctgctgctgctgatagagacgatgatggtgataatgatgatggtgatgatgatgatggtgatgatgatgataatgatgatggtgatgatgatgatggtgatgatgatgataatgatgatgatgatggtgatgatgacgatgatgatgatgttgatgatgatgatgatgttgatgatgttgataatgatgatgatgacgatagtgGCAGAGGTAGTAATGATCTTAATGTTGTTAATGATTCATCTGATTtatataataatgatcatgGTGATTGTAACGTAACCAAAGCTGGTGGTTTTTTTGTTTACtataatttaaaagaataaatcaCTCTATCTTACTGCAGCATTCTATTTCATCAGCAGAGCACAGTTACATCTTGTCtcctttattctattttttttaaatcaaatttgctATCATCATCCTATTATCATGCTTAAATCGAAACTTGCAACAGAAACCTGATTTGCTTCTCTGATGTGAAGCTTGTCGGGATGGTCTGCACACGAAAGCAGGTGCACGTATAATCTTTGGAGATCTGAAaattgtaattcttttttttttccagggcAGCGGAAAGTCACAGTAGATTTAGATCAAAACCTCACTAAGTATCTAATGGGTTACTGTATTATCATCAGGAAAGAAATGGTGTGGGTATATAGGGGTAGAAAGAAGTAGGAGTCGGGAGGAGAGAGGAAAGAGCTCATAAAAGTACTAGAATAACTTTCCTGACCAACATGACCAACGAACAAAATAATGGGAACGTCTGGGAAACAtctcgtgtgtgtgtgtgtgtgtgtgtggatgagAAGAGGTAGAGAGAATTGGTAATACCATGCTTCTGCATGTACGTGTGAGAGGgtgagtgtgtgtatgtgcGTGAGTGTGTGATTTAATGCAGTCtcttcaaggggggggggggcaaaacagaAGTGAGGACACACGGGAGAGAGGGATATAGAAAGGTATGAAAAGGGGACGGGCGAAAAGAGCATGAGTATAGCAGGTACTGATAACTTTTACTGAGATAGATGGCTTCACTTGTTTCGTATCAAATGAGGGCATGATGAGAATAGACAAGTACTCCATTAGCCTTTGATCATaaattgaaccgtgaaacgtgTTACATCCATTCAGGGACATGTTTCACAAAAATACTCACAAACAATGTGGTGTGATGATGTGCCATGGCAACAGAGCCCAATACTGATAGCCAATCGCAATCTATGTTTCCATGGAAGttacaataataattacaaGTTAAGAAAGCTTAATTCTTTATTACCGAGAACCATTCTCTTATCTGTTCCACCATGTTGGGAAGGTGAACAAAATGCAATGAGTTTTTATATATTCATGTCCATTAGAAATATCAAATGTGAACATTGTGACTAGTGGATGTTTCCATACatgtgaaaaaaaggaaagtatgTATCATTATTAGCCTTTCTTTAAGACGTACACTTATGGATGTTGaacaattgatttgaatattaattttcatgctttaaaaattaaagaatcCATTTACTTATTTTCAGAGACATTCAATtgcactttaattttttttcgaaaatatAAAGAGGGTTTATAGACAAATATAATGAGCaagaaagggagggggggggggagagtcaGACGTAAGGCCAAAAATAGCGGAGCAAGATAGAGAGAGGAAGTTTATTGAAAAAGAACATGGAATATAAATCGAATCAGGCATGCAATATGCAACTTACGAGCTGAGGGAAGACACAACTATTGTTGACAATGCATATACTAGCACTTGTCTCAACCACTTGTCGTCTTGATA is a window of Lytechinus variegatus isolate NC3 chromosome 2, Lvar_3.0, whole genome shotgun sequence DNA encoding:
- the LOC121407055 gene encoding uncharacterized protein LOC121407055; this encodes MAVTWQDFTIFGSFMFFVAIGWTFKQSYEKFTRYREKTEVDEEIESVMIEQCFKRSWIEGILIATSVIVLLLIEMMPRLEKGKETPSAAIESRWFIYVIWLPYALYSVVLILCDFYSTWMRVWIKPCILFALLCEYAIVAAHLNSLPTGCDRCMYTPVCTLIYFSALVVVGELLVPEFEQLAWLRCGCSLVQGTWFVQIGCTLSMTGREWRRDEGVGLTVFIIFIWHCVLAWIVIRVLKKTVKVVSTSRPSGDNAWEYFDLYSDDEDDFYYGTKSTKNSGWMQRGGIALTPEQVIAMGYRTDYS